ACAAGTTAGAAAAGAgggttatttaattttgttcttacTCTGCCTCTGTAAAGGCTGTCAAAATAGATGCATCTTCCGAAgtgtttgtatttgaaaagaatgCCATCAGCAGGAAGTCTAGGCACCAAATCACTAAAGTACACGTATCTGTAATACTCGAAGTTGTATTTTTTGATGATGCTTACCATAAACTCTGCAAAATGTCGGTCACCGACTCTTGGTTGCCCATAGCTGTAGATAGCCTTTATCTTCTCTAGCACCAATGACTCGTCGTGAAGGGCAAGTATCGCGACGAAGAGGACAGCAAGAGCTGCACCTAAGCTGTGGCCGGTGAAGATGAACCTTGCATTGGCATTGGTTTTGGCAATGTCGATGAGTTTTTGACGGAGGGTGTAGTAGGCAAATTGGGGGGCACCGGTGGTTGTTGGAGTGAGTTCTTTAGGCCAACCTTTGCGCTTCTGTAGGCCGAGGGCTTTCATGAAGCCACTATGAATACGACCAACACCATGAATTTCGTACCAAGAGAAGTCTAAATTGACTTGCCAATCGTATGCGTCGAGTGGGGTAGTCCCTCTGAAAGCCACCACTGTTGTGTTTGGATCTGAGACTGTGGTTTGAAACAGAAATGCTTGAGTGGATGCTCGGCTTTGGAAGTCTGAACATTTCCAAATCAGCTTCAATTAGATAATCCTCAGGatgtagttttcttttaacccATTTATCCAAAATCTTACATGATACGACTTCAAATCACTTTCTATCTTAACTACGCCAACCTAAGCAGAACCTCCTAGCAAGatatttatagttttctttcttgttcttcACAATATTTGGAGTGAATCAATTCAAACCTCATATCTCGAGACTAACTATCTTAGACTAATCAAGCAAATTCATATTACAAACACAAATCGTCCTATTTTTCCATGAACTCGGTAACATGTGAGAAATCCAACCTTTCCTAGTggtcaaatatatatgttttagtcAATATCATGAACTCTACTTTTGACTTTTTAGCATAGTAATTATTGGAATTGTGGTCACATGAATTCGACAGTTATTAGCACCATAAGTCCATATAGTCTTACCATTCCAGAAATTGTAGTAACCGAGTAACTTCATctgcaagaaaaagaaaaaaaaacataatctCTTCATATTGATCAAtctatattcatataacattCAGAATATAACCCTTTTCAAATAACTAGTTTGGACATATGATTAAGAAAAACGCTATAAACATAAGTTTGCTTCCCCCTTCGTTTAAcaatcttttacattttgttttctttaaatgaaagTAATGCATTAACGACATATTTATAGAGGTAGAGATAGATATTCTAACTATTAATCTTAAGATAATTAACAATGTTTCTATGACCCCTTAATTAATTGATGATTTCTACTAACTGATGGATAGACAAGTAACGGTTTTTACCTTCCAACGGTCGTTGACGACAGATTGGACAAATGGAAGGGATTCATAAGAGAGTTTGGAAGCCATAACAGTTAGGACACTATAGTATCTGAAAGTGTCGTCAGGATTTATGGAATTGTCCAAATCTCTTCTCCAATCTGTAAATCCCACAACTGATGTGTAATCTGGCGAACTTTTTTTAGGCTGCACCAAAGTCTCTCCTATGCACAAAATACTCAAACCTCTCATTTTCATccaaatgtaaataattaactaaaaacattttagtttctataaattattatatgtaaGAGGATAGCGTTTATAAgcttaactttttaaaaattataatacaaaaacaaagattCCGTTTGCTATTcacttcattttttgttttcaatttttgaaaattacacTTGTATGTAAACCTtcacttttcttaaaaattgtgtttgagctataaacttgattttgagAGTACTTTCAAAGGTtggataaagaaaaaggaaaaaggaaaaaacattGTCAAATGATACATCTCTTAGGGACTTAAAGAAAGCACAATAAACCATATGAGAATAAGGTGATTATAAGAAATAATACCTCtgatgaatttgaagaaaagcTGAAGAATGGTACCATTGAAGGAGATGAAGTTGAGGAGTTTTTGGAGAAAGGCATCCAAGTTAGCGAGTGGAATAGCAATAGCGAGAATGAGTATCTGTAATGACAGGGAGACGAAGATTATTAGACGATCAGCAAAGCTTCTGTAAGAGTCTTCTTTACCATCAGGACAATCCATCAACTTCCTCTTCTTGAACCCAAAAGGAAGTATGAACAGAATCAGATCAAACACATTTGCATTATGTGGCTTCAATATCACATAATTTTTACTAAACTCATGTTCTTTCcaaaccattttttctttgttttcttccttagttttttttatagttcgCTCTAAAACATCACCTCAAAACACTTTGACTCATGCGTGTAGGAAAAAATATGGTTGCTcaagttttatatatagtgGCAATCCAATGTTGTACATATAATACAATGtcaaatatctaattaaacaatatCGTAAAATAGTGTGGTTTAGTACGTATCGGTCTGAAAGGTCAAGCCAAAATAAGTTTGGATCAATGGTATTGAAATAATTGCTGTTATTAGACGTTGGAGGTTTAATTCCTCACTCAATAATTGTTGTActtgtactaaaaaaacataaaatgtcaaaaagtTGTTTCCTTTAAAATCTCTACCACAGTATTAACCATTAATGTGAACAAAGATTTATggatcttttttcaaaaagaaaaagaaagtaattaaaaggagaaaaaaaagtagtctCTCATATTACAAAACAGTATGATGGGGTGAATAAAAATgcacataaatatttaaagtgTCAATAAGCAAAACCTACGCacataaatattattcttaatttgttGGTCAACCATAAATTTTATGCTATTTTTGGTTTTCCACcaactttaatatatactaatttaaCCTCAttactttttcattaaaaCAACAGatcttttagttaattaaaaagatcAATCAAAAGAAATTGACTCAGCTTTTGATATGATCCCAATAGGTAAATTAAAGTTgtcaaatcttttttaaatatgcatCCATCAATTGCCTCAACTAGAACTTAGCCAATAAATTAGACAAACTAAAATTAACCTTCTCTTAATCTTGATATTAAAGTTACCACATTCAAATATatcttgatatatataaaatgtggGTGCGTTCTACGTCAAAACCATAGAAAAAGgacattatatttttgaatgaaTACATATTGTTGTTCACTAGGCTTGGCCTTGGACTTTCTTCTAACTTCCTACTTGGGATTTGAATgctaaatttgttataatacTTTTCCTTCAATGGGAGAGACAGAGGGAGGAATTGATAGAGGTTGGTCGGTCTTGAATTAAGAAAACGACTCATCTAATTTTGTGAGTATAATGGCCAATATGATTTTACATGATATGATATGTTGACTTTGTTTAATCTACAAACACTTTGTACAACATCCGCTGTGGAATTATGTTTAAGTTCGACGCAGCTTTGATTGTGTAAAGGATTaatggaaattttaaaattttccttgagttgtttttaaatataccaaaatgaaacaaaatagttacatTTCTATTAGGAGAATTTGGATCGATGGAATTGGGATGAGAATAACATTACTCATCAATTCATAATTGATGATGCTTGAGAATAATAAGttcgaaaataaaattgaatgtatggaaataaataaataataaataattgagaGTCAAACTCTAGCCTCCAGCCAGATGCCCTGAGATGAAAGCaaggatttaaaattaaaaatttggttTGAGGAAAGGGATCACAAACCTATCTCTTGGATTGAATTATAAACGAGgtgtcagttgagctaagctcatgttgacaatttatttaaggtctatctttaaaaatttctatatttatagatatttctagtaatttaatttttttatttaccatcattttctttttctatttctcctTCAAACTCACAATTTCATCACGtaatatagagagaaaaaaaattccataCTCTCtttgtatataatttaaaaattagcacttaaatttgtatgttaCTTGACATGGTATAATTGTCCAATTAAGTGGAATGTGTAAAGATAGATACTCCCCAAAGCacacctaaatatttttctagcCAAATTTAGATCTATTACTTGAAGTCTATCTACCATCTTACAAAGTTTactacatttaattttcttttaaaatattattatacatttaattatacTTCATAAAAGTGTTATCCAATTCAATTATCTaaagaaaagtttttaaaactagtagattttacaaaatatttacaatctatagcaaattctaatACTTATAatcattgatatgttatagtgatagaagaccATCAGtgacaatttaaaattttgctataatttataaatattttaatttattttactattttaaaaaatgaccctatccaaatttaataatataaaccaTGGccataaatttgattaataatacGCAAGAGAGCTAGCTTTTGAGCCAAATATTTagataacaattaattataactaattttattagCTATAAATTATCACAACACGTTTTAAACTACATTTTTTCAGTTGTTTgcttaaataaaaagaaaaaaaatgtaaaatgaaactacttataaaatataacaaaattttcaaatggtaGTAAAgagtttaataaattttgctatatattttatagatagtttcaatattttgctatttttgaaaatacaccttaaatttttattgaatttttaaatttgcttatGGATCACTAATATTATCTCTCCACACTTAAATCATCTAGAAAAAGGTATTGAAAATGAGCTACACGTTACATAGTTGTGAGCTACACGTTACATAAAGTACAACTAAGGTAATTAACTTAGTCGTTCAACAATAAATGGCAAGTACTTGAACATTTTTAGTAGTCGTCTTCAATTTCGTATCGAAGAATGGGATCTTCGACCTCGTCGGGTACATTTAACTTACCCAAACGAGTGACATTAACATAGTTCAAAGGAAAATGAGCAGTAAGTCCTGGAATCACGAGTCCAACCAATCTTGCACCCTTCATTAACAAACTCTCGTAGTAATCAAAACCCTTCACAAATGGGATTATGAAACTCCTAATTAGCTCCCACCATGCACTTAAATATTTGGGTATCACCCATAGCAACGAGAAGTAGTTCTTGTTTGGTTGCTCTTTCACAATCTGCACCCAaccaacaatatatatatatattttttaaaaagtgtatGCTGCTATAAATTT
This is a stretch of genomic DNA from Cucumis sativus cultivar 9930 chromosome 4, Cucumber_9930_V3, whole genome shotgun sequence. It encodes these proteins:
- the LOC101203391 gene encoding uncharacterized protein LOC101203391 isoform X1, whose protein sequence is MVWKEHEFSKNYVILKPHNANVFDLILFILPFGFKKRKLMDCPDGKEDSYRSFADRLIIFVSLSLQILILAIAIPLANLDAFLQKLLNFISFNGTILQLFFKFIRGETLVQPKKSSPDYTSVVGFTDWRRDLDNSINPDDTFRYYSVLTVMASKLSYESLPFVQSVVNDRWKMKLLGYYNFWNDFQSRASTQAFLFQTTVSDPNTTVVAFRGTTPLDAYDWQVNLDFSWYEIHGVGRIHSGFMKALGLQKRKGWPKELTPTTTGAPQFAYYTLRQKLIDIAKTNANARFIFTGHSLGAALAVLFVAILALHDESLVLEKIKAIYSYGQPRVGDRHFAEFMVSIIKKYNFEYYRYVYFSDLVPRLPADGILFKYKHFGRCIYFDSLYRGRIVKEQPNKNYFSLLWLIPKYVNAWLELVRSFLIPFVKGYDYYESLAMKGVRFIGLLMPGLTAHIPTDYVNSTRLGKLSVPEEILEDGDDCIEPDY
- the LOC101203391 gene encoding uncharacterized protein LOC101203391 isoform X2; translation: MVWKEHEFSKNYVILKPHNANVFDLILFILPFGFKKRKLMDCPDGKEDSYRSFADRLIIFVSLSLQILILAIAIPLANLDAFLQKLLNFISFNGTILQLFFKFIRGETLVQPKKSSPDYTSVVGFTDWRRDLDNSINPDDTFRYYSVLTVMASKLSYESLPFVQSVVNDRWKMKLLGYYNFWNDFQSRASTQAFLFQTTVSDPNTTVVAFRGTTPLDAYDWQVNLDFSWYEIHGVGRIHSGFMKALGLQKRKGWPKELTPTTTGAPQFAYYTLRQKLIDIAKTNANARFIFTGHSLGAALAVLFVAILALHDESLVLEKIKAIYSYGQPRVGDRHFAEFMIVKEQPNKNYFSLLWLIPKYVNAWLELVRSFLIPFVKGYDYYESLAMKGVRFIGLLMPGLTAHIPTDYVNSTRLGKLSVPEEILEDGDDCIEPDY